ACTGTTGAGTCAATGATTCACCCATagtgtgacaaaaggtttcatactgctgattcagaatttccctattattttcaataacttcttcagttcccccaaactgttccttaagtgcatcccataattccttggcactgttaGAGTGTAACAAcccagcataaatttcattgggtaatgcagatgcaatgatgctaaatgctttggcatcgagttcgaacttttgaaaatcaatttcagtatagttttcaaatttttttcggttcgaacttctttgtatcctcaaCACTTGGCATCAtaggaacatgtggtccaaaaacaacagatctccaacatccagtattctgttgagcaaggatgtgacccatccttctctcccagatgttgtattcatttcgtttatgcatgggtggtttgaaaagtaAGCCggtgttattcttatcatcttgtgattgtgacgtcatcctggttgttttacaggcactgattagtcaactttgatggtgattaaactttgctctgtttttcaacaaaacgaacaactatcagtatcaacgattgtgagctgaactatttatgtcaaaatgattgttaaatcaaatttgactgtccgagctctgataccaattgttaggatctgagtttggattaattgtgttttacgtttgaattaagatgaaagatgaacaagtaatgcagcggaatataaagggtgacaaactttgcacacaatcaaacaggagaaatgctttcaacacacattttaaacaaagaaccgaaagattgaatttatttcaataacgattacaatgcatGCATTTAACAAACTCCCCCTAAGCCTGAGCTCACTTTGattgttcgtacaggaagaaaagtggtgaagagctaatagaatagtacatggtactgttctatttataggcacgcccaaaccactgtggcatctttgctgacatcatcatgaaagcgacatctaacctcctaacaaactctaacaactgatctgatacaaacactgctatgctatcTACtgtttacaatacattacataagaAAAGCTAAACTACTGCTTTATCCTTCCATTGTTGTGAACCCAACAGTACTTGATATattcagcagtgcttgacccatagcagtagattgatcagcagagctttagtcttcatcagtctttgacttgatcagcagttgtaggtcagcagttgtaAAGATCAGTCGAttggaggtcatcagatgttgaaatcactttcaaggggagagacttgtatacataacatctgcttattttggatccactgctctgatccagttttggctttaattatctgttcctctgatagggttcaatcccaacaatatcttactgatgtaacttgataaaataaatatttttactgaatgTTTTAGACCAGAATCTCAGTTTACTattaaatctcttttataaatattaaaatgaccaaaatgcccttacgggacttaaattggttttaaatactttttgggcatatatgttaacatcatactgatgtattaacatattttaaccATAATAATATATGAGACTTGCATATAGTTCATTTGGTTACCCGATATGCACTtatgcgttcggttcggtttatgtaactagttttcataaaatagccgaaatgggtttaaccttatcattaaatcttcaaaatccagaatgtgtttagtttacccatattatacaagtatccaaacttgtcgggtctaagtaacattccattccggtctccgcttaatctagcgtttccAACCGTAAAGTATCTTtcaaactaaccggtctaagtctttgacttaaataaagatccattagtatcctaataggttaataaaccttcCATACAGATTGAATAGCTTCGGTAGAAGGTATTTACATAAGGATTTTGGAAACATACGGCTGAGTTACATCCTTTCAcatctagctcaggtaaatacttttaacttattttcccttatacgggcttgggatacggtattataataataccgcttggtcgggtatgaaatcatttaatcagattgtgattaataaatttatataacccgttttaatctgttttgtttgataacataaacattgggggttaatatgaccatgtcctggatatcctcggctcatttaatttgtaaatggccacgacctatgcacgaggtgtaggcatacacctgacagatgcaaaatgctaaatattaaattacccacaagttggggataactcctctgtgggtttataaagtggtgagtcggttaatcatgatcgggttccaaaccggccccaattgtatgacaaacatgtaaatctgtatacaagattttaataaaaattttcccaagttataaattgttttgtgccttgtgcgcctaaatcaattttcataaactcttttaaaatgagtcggttaattgtatttaccagtgaaaactgacgtattttccaaagactaagTTACAGGTACCTCTCGAAATTAGGCTGGAGCTACTTGGTGTcaaataagaggatcttgcaaattcTTAGATTCCTGAAGTCTGTTATTTCAGTTttcttgtattttgttttatgatccgcctgtggatctctaTTCCAAcaagtctgtatattcttttatttGGACACTCGGAcactatggtttgtaatagtaattatctaccaagccttccgctgtgctattatattgtgtatattgactatgatgatatcaactacgtcacgatactccccaccgggcccaccggtaatatgtggaaatatcggggtgtgacaggttggtatcagagccaacattcaGTGAATTAAAcgctagccttttgtgtttaatctcaatgacacaatagcacattccttagacttccGAGTCTAGGAAAATGACATAGGATTATTCTTAATTTTCCTTTTGTCGTTTATATtttgttttacttgttttgacaGGTTTACTAATTAAAATGCCACCAAGACTTAGGGGCCGTGGAGGCCGTGGAAAGGGTCCTATGCGAGGAGGACCTTCAAGTTAAGCTGGGCCATCCCATAGACGCACTCCATCCGCGTATTTTAGCACCTCTGATTCAAATGACAATTGGAGACACTCTTTTGAGCCTGCGAGACACTCAGTTTCATTAAGTTCTTTACCATATTTTCACCCTTCCTTTGGGCCGCCTAAACAAGATGAGCCCCAACATTCTCACCATTCTCAACATTCTCACCATTCATATCACTCTCTACACTCTCATTCTTTTCACCATTCCGATTCTCACCAATCTTATTCCCCGGGCCAATTTAACCCAAATGATTATATCAATGAACCACTAGGTTATAATCCTTTAGGACCCGAGGACCATTTCTCCCAAGATATGGCGATGGACGATGATCCAGATCCAGAGATGCCACCATCTGGGATGCCAACATACCCCATCAGTATCTCCAGCGGTTCTCCTTTTGAAGGATCGCCATATGAAGGCCCCGATTCATGGGTCGAAAGGTGGAACACGTACCAATGGGAATTTACCCCTTCTTTTCATAATTCTCCTCCACAACCTCCATTGGAGGAACCGTATCTTCAGGCGGTTACTCCACCGCCATTGCCCGTTGAGGAACCACCTCAacaaccaccacaaccacctccaGAGCCACCAAGTCGAAGGAGGAATGCACGGATGTTCGTGCAAGGGGGACCAAGATTTAGTTCCCTAAAAGCTTCAAGTACATACCCTCCAATCCCCGAAgatccacaaatgggtggaccttctcATACGGTGCCGGAAAATGATCCCCCGCCAGTTACTTTTGCACTACCGCCACCGCCAGTGGGTTATGAAAACCCAATACCAACTTACCCAGGTTTATCTGGGTATAACCTGTTCGAATATCAAGCTCCTTCGGGTTATGAATATCAAGCCCCTGCCCAAGATCCATATCTTGAGGCAGCACAATTTAATGCACCTTATCCCTCACCATTTCCTCCAGTATACCCAACTGGGTATCCTGTGCAAGGGTATCAATACCCTCCTTACCAGCAGCAACCTCCACCTCCACAAATTTAAACATAGCAATCCTACAGAGGTTGGATCAGGTTGAACAAAAAGCGGAGGAACACGATAAAAAGCATAACAAATTTCTTAAAGGTCTCGCGAACTTcataaagggcaaaaagaagtagaagtttgttttattttattttgtattgTAATTTCAATTAAGTCCCTGCGTAGACATTTTATTTctgtatttagtccctgcgtgcaCAGTTTGTTTATTtcaagacccgtttagggcattTCTTGTAATCGCTTAGTGTCTTAATGAAATTTCTTTTGGAATTTTTATATATGTACCTTATTACATCATTTTGTAAATATCATTTCAATTTttaattgatctgccaaagaaatttCAAAAGAAGTccttaaaggtataacctagccaaaataTTAATGGCTATGATGGTATAACCTTTTAAAGACAATGATTCTCTGTTAACATcttaaaacatgttaacattcttggcagtgTGACTTGAGAGAGCACACTAGCTTCCAAAAGTACTTGGATTTTTCCAAGCCACCCTTATGGCCTATATGATCAATGAGAATCATGGCTACTATCATCAAATATGATGTCTTAAAAGAACATCCGTTTGAGATGTTCTACCTTCGGGCTAATGACTGATTTTGACAAAGAttgttatattttataacttcATCTCCAAAAAGGCGATGAACTATGTTCGACCCTTGAAATCACCGATCCAAGAGATCATTGATAATACTTGAATTGTCCTAGTGACAAGGCAATTTGTGCCTTCTAAATGTCCTTCGAGACGAGCCTTTGTGCTATATGAAAATGTCTTTAAGACATTGGAAGTTGTGACTTGTGTTCCCTGTCTGATGGATGTAAAGGATTAAATCCTACTAGATTACCAATAATGGTTCATTTGTAGCCTAGCCAAATCATGATCAAATAAATTTTGACTCATGGTCTATATGGTTTATTAATACCATGACCATTTAATCATCAAATACGATGATTCATTATATAATCTAAATAAATCATTATTGTTTGATTTTAGTATTCAAATCATGGCTGGCTCCGTCGAAGTTAACAGTCATCCGGTAGAAGGAAACAATAATGATACCAGGATAAATGTTACTGGT
This is a stretch of genomic DNA from Helianthus annuus cultivar XRQ/B chromosome 16, HanXRQr2.0-SUNRISE, whole genome shotgun sequence. It encodes these proteins:
- the LOC110919287 gene encoding leucine-rich repeat extensin-like protein 5, which codes for MAMDDDPDPEMPPSGMPTYPISISSGSPFEGSPYEGPDSWVERWNTYQWEFTPSFHNSPPQPPLEEPYLQAVTPPPLPVEEPPQQPPQPPPEPPSRRRNARMFVQGGPRFSSLKASSTYPPIPEDPQMGGPSHTVPENDPPPVTFALPPPPVGYENPIPTYPGLSGYNLFEYQAPSGYEYQAPAQDPYLEAAQFNAPYPSPFPPVYPTGYPVQGYQYPPYQQQPPPPQI